Proteins encoded together in one Amphiprion ocellaris isolate individual 3 ecotype Okinawa chromosome 14, ASM2253959v1, whole genome shotgun sequence window:
- the nfrkb gene encoding nuclear factor related to kappa-B-binding protein, with translation MDALAHMLTDPLDPKEENDGQITEECMLGNCRVNLPEDLLEDPDIFFSVMSESTWSEVLSDSQRQHLRQFLPQFPDSNVVEQDSTISDLFNNKNFNFGNPLHLAQKLFRDGYFNPEVVKYRQLCAKSQKKRQLHSLQQYYHRLLKQILVSRKELLDFAVHNSLDFPPRRRLPTKTLAEMREPRVRRRLSRIMKEVKTECGDSNASSDDDDILSWTPAPQSPSSPTPTVSLRVLPSLSTQDMKTTEKIELGERDLKVMLQNHREKRKRQPDHPDLITSDIHLGDILSRANMGRKGTMPLFDLSLPKKKMRDERRKKKLRTIKVESEDPCETLAPSDPPSAPPVNLINSLPDTPSTPLQNIKEEIVEECQSSPIIVEEIAVSFFSLLENILRAECLASTLTLEEKVQMWQSSPASSLNVWFSSASCWSDLVLQALQFLGGETKDGMMALPSGFSPFVEFVDESQQWRWIGPTQDTEKDLSALCQLWLDSKDFVVKTENEDMLEMTSPTPRLSTDYVVRPSTGDEKQVFQVQEQQRYNQPHKAFTFRMHGFESVVGPVKGVFDKEMSLNKAREHTLLRSDRPPYVTILSLVRDAAARLPNGEGTRAEICELLKDSQFLAPDVTSAQVNTVVSGALDRLHYEKDPCVKYDIGRKLWIYLHRHRSQEEFERIHQAQAAAAKARKALQQKPKPTSKPKPGSKDGGSKTPGCLEAGQDIGSNPMSPIPTTPTPNTPGTPKSPLPCTATTPTKTGVPDAIKTSPGVLLVSPPSLPQLGTILPTSQACPPASQPVTSQHAARIVSHLATGSLPQVRVVSAQPGLGSSAGSQQATLVHQTPHQIRMPVSVAAKGISQAVVSVPLRSQSASSPVQVPTTLSVSTVTVAKPQTGSPGSPANNPTSPAVLQGVTSPNIKQVSITGQLGMKTPGGAGIPITATNLRIQGKDVLRLPPSSITTDAKGQTVLRITPDMMATLAKSPVATVKLTSDFLGTAASGSKSISATLHVTPPHPSPSSASSASSCTGDVQTTKAGPVTSTLLKAAGDTAIRLMPTLAVSVADQKSRTFSTVTSPDKSGATIRIMPGLGVIPQKQGQTITMTTTTGSKPLTASTCANVVTMAASVVAGAKGITVASGASGSPLTLGTATATVRQVPATVVTTQTGKLPARITVPLSVLNQPLKSKSVVTTPIVKGSLNTNISSLGRNIILTTMPAGTKLIAGNKPVSFVTAQQFQQLQQQGQATQVRIQTVQAQQLQQHMATGSPKSVSTVVVTTAPSPKCAPDPPPAPQQ, from the exons ATGGATGCTCTTGCACACATGCTTACAGACCCTCTTGATCCAAAAGAGGAAAACGATGGGCAGATCACAGAGGAGTGCATGCTGGGCAACTGTAGAGTTAACCTTCCAGAGGACCTTCTTGAGGAC CCTGacattttcttctctgtgaTGAGTGAAAGCACCTGGAGCGAAGTACTGTCAGATTCCCAGAGGCAGCACCTTCGCCAGTTTTTGCCACAGTTTCCCGACAGCAATGTTGTGGAGCAAGACAGCACCATCAGTGACcttttcaacaacaaaaatttcAACTTTGGAAATCCACTTCACCTTGCACAAAAACTATTCAGAG ATGGTTACTTCAATCCAGAGGTGGTCAAATACCGACAATTGTGTGCCAAGTCCCAGAAGAAACGACAGTTGCACTCCCTTCAACAATATTACCACAGACTGCTGAAGCAGATCCTCgtctccagaaag GAGCTGCTGGACTTTGCAGTTCACAATAGTCTGGACTTTCCACCAAGGAGAAGGTTACCAACCAAGACTCTTGCTGAAATGCGGGAGCCAAGAGTGAGAAGAAGACTGAGTCGCATAATGAAGGAGGTCAAAACTGAGTGTGGAGACAGCAACGCTTCATCTGATGATGACG ACATATTATCATGGACTCCAGCACCTCAGTCCCCATCCTCTCCAACACCCACTGTCTCGCTCAGAGTTCTTCCCAGTCTGTCCACCCAAGACATGAAGACTACCG aaaaaatagaACTAGGTGAGCGGGACTTGAAAGTCATGCTGCAAAACCATCGCGAGAAGAGGAAGCGGCAGCCA GACCATCCAGACTTGATAACCTCAGATATTCACCTCGGAGACATACTTTCAAGAGCAAATATGGGTCGTAAGGGGACCATGC CACTCTTCGATCTGTCTCTGCCTAAGAAGAAGATGAGAGAtgagagaaggaagaagaaattGAGGACAATAAAAGTGGAATCTGAAGATCCATGTGAAACTCTTGCACCTTCAGACCCTCCTTCAGCTCCACCAGTGAACCTCATCAACTCCCTTCCTGACACACCGTCTACTCCACTGCAGAACATCAAAGAGGA AATTGTGGAGGAGTGTCAGAGCAGCCCAATTATAGTTGAGGAAATAGCTGTCAGTTTCTTCAGCTTGCTGGAAAACATCTTAAGGGCAGAATGTCTTGCCAGTACTTTAACG TTGGAAGAGAAAGTTCAAATGTGGCAGTCCTCTCCAGCCAGTTCCCTCAATGTGTGGTTTTCATCTGCCTCATGTTGGTCTGACTTGGTTCTCCAAGCCCTGCAGTTTCTTGGAGGAGAGACTAAAG ATGGCATGATGGCACTCCCCAGTGgcttttctccatttgtggaatTTGTAGATGAATCTCAACAGTGGAGGTGGATTG GTCCCACTCAGGATACAGAGAAGGATCTCAGTGCACTCTGTCAGCTGTGGCTGGACTCCAAAGATTTTGTTGTCAAG actgaaaatgaagacaTGTTAGAGATGACTTCTCCTACACCAAGACT TTCAACTGATTACGTGGTGCGGCCCAGCACTGGAGATGAGAAACAAGTGTTTCAAGTCCAG gAGCAGCAACGATACAACCAGCCACACAAAGCTTTCACCTTCAGGATGCACGGTTTTGAATCTGTGGTGGGCCCCGTTAAAGGGGTGTTTGATAAGGAGATGTCTCTCAACAAAGCCAGAGAGCACACACTGCTCCGCTCAGACCGGCCCCCATACGTCACCATTCTCTCTTTGG TGCGGGATGCAGCAGCCAGGTTACCCAATGGAGAGGGAACGAGGGCAGAGATCTGTGAACTGCTGAAAGATTCACAGTTTCTTGCTCCAGATGTCACTAGTGCACAG GTGAATACAGTTGTCAGTGGGGCTTTAGATAGACTTCACTATGAGAAAGACCCCTGTGTGAAGTATGACATTGGCCGCAAACTGTGGATTTACCTGCACCGCCATCGCAGTCAGGAGGAGTTTG AGAGAATCCACCAGGCacaagctgcagctgcaaaagcaagaaaagcTTTACAGCAAAAACCTAAACCAACATCCAAGCCT AAGCCTGGAAGTAAAGATGGAGGCAGCAAAACCCCTGGATGTCTGGAGGCAGGGCAGGATATAGGCTCTAATCCCATGTCACCTATTCCTACAACACCCACTCCAAACACACCTGGAACCCCCAAGTCACCCCTGCCCTGCACAGCCACCACACCAACAAAGACTGGAGTCCCAGATGCAATCAAAACTAGCCCAGG TGTTCTTCTTGTGTCTCCTCCCTCGTTGCCTCAGCTGGGAACCATCTTACCCACCAGCCAGGCTTGTCCACCAGCTTCACAGCCAGTTACATCCCAACATGCGGCTCGGATAGTGAGTCACCTGGCGACAGGTTCCCTCCCTCAGGTACGAGTGGTTTCTGCTCAGCCTGGTCTGGGTTCTTCAGCAGGAAGTCAGCAAGCGACGCTGGTACATCAGACCCCTCACCAGATCAGGATGCCAGTGTCAGTGGCAGCCAAGGGCATTTCACAG GCGGTAGTGTCTGTGCCTCTAAGGAGTCAGTCTGCCAGTAGTCCAGTTCAGGTTCCAACAACTCTGTCTGTGTCAACTGTAACTGTGGCCAAACCTCAAACTGGATCACCTGGTAGCCCAGCTAACAACCCTACGTCTCCGGCTGTGCTGCAAGGAGTCACCAGTCCAAACATCAAACAG GTGTCCATCACTGGACAACTAGGAATGAAGACTCCAGGAGGAGCAGGAATTCCAATTACAGCTACAAACCTGCGTATCCAGGGTAAAGATGTCTTACGCCTCCCGCCGTCCTCCATTACCACAGATGCTAAAGGCCAGACAGTGCTGCGGATCACCCCAGATATGATGGCAACCCTGGCCAAATCTCCAGTTGCAACTGTCAAACTGACATCTGACTTTTTGGGCACTGCTGCCTCAGGCAGCAAGAGCATATCAGCTACTCTTCATGTGACGCCACCCCACCCTTCACCTTCCTCTGCCTCCAGTGCTTCATCCTGTACAGGCGATGTACAGACCACTAAAGCTGGCCCTGTCACCTCGACCTTGTTGAAGGCAGCAGGAGACACAGCCATACGTTTGATGCCCACATTGGCTGTCAGTGTGGCTGATCAAAAATCCAGGACCTTCTCCACCGTGACTTCTCCTGACAAGAGTGGCGCCACCATTCGGATAATGCCAGGCCTTGGTGTGATCCCACAGAAACAGGGTCAGACCATCACAATGACTACCACCACTGGCAGCAAACCACTCACAGCATCTACATGTGCTAATGTAGTGACGATGGCTGCCAGTGTTGTTGCTGGTGCGAAGGGGATCACAGTGGCTTCCGGAGCCTCGGGCTCACCTCTGACATTAGGAACAGCTACAGCTACTGTGCGGCAGGTCCCTGCAACAGTTGTTACTACACAAACG GGGAAACTACCTGCACGGATCACTGTGCCTCTCTCTGTCCTCAACCAACCACTGAAGAGCAAAAGTGTTGTGACGACACCCATTGTAAAGGGGAGTCTTAATACAAA TATCAGCAGCCTTGGCAGGAACATCATCCTGACCACCATGCCGGCTGGAACGAAGCTGATCGCAGGGAACAAACCAGTCAGTTTCGTCACGGCGCAGCAGtttcagcagctccagcagcaagGACAGGCCACACAG GTTCGTATCCAGACAGTTCAGgcgcagcagctccagcagcacaTGGCAACAGGCTCCCCAAAATCCGTTTCAACAGTCGTAGTCACGACGGCACCTTCACCCAAATGTGCCCCTGatcctccacctgctcctcaACAGTGA